The following are encoded together in the Bactrocera neohumeralis isolate Rockhampton chromosome 6, APGP_CSIRO_Bneo_wtdbg2-racon-allhic-juicebox.fasta_v2, whole genome shotgun sequence genome:
- the LOC126761530 gene encoding uncharacterized protein LOC126761530, producing MRRLWQFVIYATLLSLCEVCNGTTTKPYTEAETTTIIPVTTTTTNSNTFETTTLTTPTNLSEPLPTLAAKLVRQRRQHPYTVIRHVVRSSKRGTKSRRRQKWPKYKYGPPNYSIGHPITYYKPTKQYLPEITEPPKYSSIDELDLTNHFNSADYDAHAPKGNHYEDQTMDLDFYSNTDHSFPEEPKVTHIEYSTYDAKKEVPTYSYTSTKTEFRKPYLKLQSYKGSKNHGGGYEMSSSSSGDSGYEDTHSFIPPDNVYDMHPMSSYDTPSPQHDGNYYDYTPVDTSSHSNTHIPAAKYGVPDTNIPVLFTPPAKQPDYHAPKPTAVDSYSIYDKKIPNAGYNSVKTSGHTSFAEPPPKTKVEITYSPSYEITLPPSNHKPAAVEDYRPVPGHFAEPPAEPTPSYHPPKGPVYRPTTTYRIPETPAPPAYSPTPPPPPPPSYHPPETHEPPESHAPPSYDIPESHEIASYEETDLHEPPSYQPPDIHAPTSYEVPELPHAPPSYQPPEPPIHPPSSSFEVPAPHPPPAYSAPEPQPPQPPSTYGPPDPNFSSPSAPSQYPQPDYISPSSNLPINSKYMPPAYDYPRSSYEVPIYDPIPFEASNNDEHEAYPPHTFENQHIDNHAQSASSPIPTADAPATRHPANNFNTPSPTRITKGFKVKTKRKRLRNSTPAVTTKHILDAPELEEAFEAGQRHKNQLALSPDTVVNESNYVEAQRHDEPNYFLPTITPDVGNDNSYVSTAWNPIRIRAASTPTALPAATATKAQTPSVPVTAPTAARPKERRQNSGRQRQQQQQSVGPSYTSTNGVTTRTRQTTTPLHSASENTAQVTVDKSRSYSYYGGTSTIPKANDPSTYRTRANTYRQPTRAPPVTRQNVPTSNRNRDRDEPVPHRTTKSVFETTYFKSPRNEHLERHLGAYAQSLPKNHKLY from the coding sequence ATTTATGCCACATTACTCTCTTTGTGCGAGGTATgtaacggcacaacaacaaaaccttACACAGAAGCTGAAACAACGACAATAATACCGGttacgacaacaacaacgaattcAAACACGTTCGAAACAACAACGTTAACAACACCAACTAATTTGTCAGAGCCATTGCCCACATTGGCAGCGAAATTGGTGCGACAACGTCGGCAACACCCGTACACCGTTATAAGGCATGTGGTCCGGTCCTCGAAGCGCGGCACGAAGTCACGGCGACGTCAGAAGTGGCCAAAATACAAATATGGACCACCAAATTACAGCATCGGTCACCCGATCACTTACTACAAGCCAACGAAACAATATTTACCCGAGATAACAGAGCCACCGAAATATTCGTCAATCGACGAATTGGATTTGACAAATCACTTCAATTCCGCCGATTATGATGCGCATGCACCAAAGGGCAATCACTATGAAGATCAAACCATGGATTTGGATTTCTACAGCAATACGGACCACTCGTTTCCGGAAGAGCCTAAAGTCACACATATAGAATACAGCACTTATGATGCGAAGAAAGAGGTGCCCACCTATTCGTATACGTCGACTAAAACGGAATTTAGAAAGCCATATTTGAAACTGCAAAGCTACAAAGGCTCGAAGAATCATGGTGGCGGTTATGAAATGTcaagcagcagcagcggtgATTCGGGTTACGAGGATACGCACTCGTTCATACCACCCGACAATGTCTACGACATGCATCCGATGAGCAGCTACGATACGCCTTCGCCACAGCATGACGGCAATTATTACGACTACACACCAGTAGACACGAGTTCACATTCGAATACGCATATACCGGCTGCAAAGTATGGCGTACCAGATACGAATATACCGGTTCTTTTCACACCACCAGCCAAGCAACCGGATTATCACGCCCCGAAGCCAACAGCCGTAGATAGTTATAGCATTTATGATAAGAAAATACCAAATGCGGGCTATAACTCGGTGAAAACATCAGGTCATACTAGCTTTGCCGAACCACCGCCGAAAACCAAAGTCGAAATCACCTATTCACCCTCTTATGAGATTACCTTACCACCATCGAACCATAAGCCTGCAGCGGTAGAAGATTATCGACCAGTACCTGGTCATTTTGCTGAGCCGCCAGCAGAGCCGACACCTTCTTATCATCCACCCAAGGGACCGGTGTACCGACCTACAACTACGTATCGAATACCTGAAACCCCAGCACCACCTGCATATAGTCCAACTCCACCACCTCCTCCTCCACCATCTTATCACCCGCCTGAGACGCATGAGCCACCTGAGTCACATGCACCGCCATCATATGATATACCGGAATCACATGAAATTGCCTCTTATGAAGAAACCGATTTGCATGAGCCGCCATCTTATCAACCACCCGATATACATGCGCCCACATCTTATGAGGTGCCCGAATTGCCCCACGCCCCACCTTCGTATCAGCCTCCTGAGCCACCAATACATCCGCCGTCAAGTAGTTTTGAAGTGCCCGCGCCACATCCGCCGCCAGCATACAGCGCACCCGAGCCACAGCCACCTCAGCCGCCATCTACGTATGGTCCACCCGACCCGAACTTTTCAAGTCCATCCGCGCCTTCGCAGTATCCACAACCGGACTACATATCACCGTCGAGTAATTTGCCCATAAACTCTAAATATATGCCGCCAGCATATGACTACCCAAGATCGAGTTATGAAGTGCCCATCTATGACCCGATACCCTTCGAGGCATCGAACAACGACGAACACGAAGCATATCCGCCGCACACATTCGAGAATCAGCACATCGACAATCACGCACAATCGGCATCCTCACCTATACCAACCGCCGATGCACCAGCAACGCGTCACCCTGCGAATAACTTCAATACACCGTCGCCTACAAGAATCACGAAGGGATTCAAAGTGAAAACCAAGCGTAAGCGTCTGCGTAATAGCACACCGGCTGTCACCACCAAACATATATTGGACGCGCCCGAATTGGAAGAAGCATTCGAGGCCGGTCAACGTCATAAGAACCAATTGGCGCTAAGCCCCGACACTGTCGTTAATGAATCCAATTACGTGGAGGCACAACGCCATGACGAACCcaactattttttgcccactaTCACGCCGGATGTGGGGAACGATAACAGTTACGTTAGTACCGCATGGAATCCCATACGTATACGTGCCGCAAGTACGCCCACAGCACTGCCTGCCGCAACGGCAACGAAGGCTCAGACACCCTCAGTACCGGTAACGGCTCCCACGGCCGCGCGACCGAAAGAACGTCGACAAAATTCTGGTCgccaacgacaacaacaacaacaatctgtGGGGCCGTCATATACGTCGACTAACGGCGTTACTACAAGAACACGACAAACAACAACACCGCTACACAGCGCAAGTGAGAATACTGCTCAGGTAACGGTAGATAAGTCGCGTTCGTATAGTTACTATGGCGGCACTTCGACGATACCGAAAGCAAACGATCCCAGTACATATCGTACACGAGCTAATACTTATAGGCAACCGACAAGAGCTCCACCTGTGACACGCCAAAATGTGCCTACATCTAATAGGAATAGAGATAGAGATGAGCCCGTGCCGCATCGCACAACGAAAAGCGTTTTCGAAACGACTTATTTCAAAAGTCCGCGAAATGAGCACTTGGAACGGCATCTGGGCGCATACGCGCAGagtttgccgaaaaaccataaACTATATTGA